In Brassica napus cultivar Da-Ae chromosome C2, Da-Ae, whole genome shotgun sequence, the sequence TACTATCTACATCAGAATGATCATGCTGGATTGACTCTTGTTACTGATCGCCTGACGACTGCTTCAAATTTTCATTCTTGGAGGAGATCAGTTCGAATGGCTTTGAACGATTCCTCAGCCTCCTTCTACGCATAGAGATTCAGGTGCTTGGTGTAGGTGTAACGACATTGTAGCGACTTGGTTGATGAATTCAGTTTCCAAGAAGATAGGTCAAAGCTTGTTTTTCATATCTACGGCAGAAGGAATATGGAAGAATCTGCTTTCTAGGTTCAAGCAAGATGATGCTCCTAGAATTTTTGATATCGAACATCGTTTGAGTAAGATTGAGCAAGGATCTATGGATATTTCGACTTACTATACAAAGCTTGTTACTCTTTGGGAAGAACATCGCAACTTTGTAGAATTACCGGTGTGTACTTGTGGTAAATGTGAGTGTGATGCGGCTGCGATGTGGGAAAAGTTACAGCATCGTAGTAGAGTTACAAAGTTTTTGATGGGCTTGAATGAGTCGTATGAGCAGACGCGTAGACACATATTGATGCTTAAGCCGATTCCAACAATTGAGGAAGCTTTCAACATTGTGACTCAAGATGAAAGGCAACGTTCTCTTCGTCCTATCACTGCAGTGGATAATGTTGCATTTCAGACTTTGAGTCATCAATTTTACCGGCTTCTCTTATGGAGGATCAAGCGTATGTGGCAGCATATAATTCTAGCATGGCTTATCATAAACCACTTTGTTCTCATTGTGGGAAAGCTGGTCATACGGTTCAGAAGTGTTTTAAGCTTCATGGATATCCCCCTGGATATAAGACTTATGGATCTTCTCAGtctaagaatcattctcagTCTAAACCGTTTCAGCCTTAAGCAAAATATCCTCCGCAAGCTACTAGTCAAGTACAGTCTCAGATGTCTAATGTTGTTGCTACAGTGTGTGTTGATAAAGACTCGAGATCATATACGTCTGCTCCTGATGTCTCTCATCAGCTGACTAGTGGTGGGTTGAATCTCAATCTACAGAGTTTCAGTCCAGAGCAGATTAAGAGTCTCATTGCCCAATTCAACACTCATGTTCGAGTTTCAGAGCCTCAAGTTCCTACTTCGTATGCTTCACATTCTCGTGCCACTATCACGGAACATGGCGTCATggattctctttcttcttctggtACAATACCATTTCATTCTATTAATCTCACTTTTGAAAATCAAACTCTTTGTTACAAACATCCTTTTCTCTCAACTTTTCCTTCTTTACTTCCCTTTGATGCTTGGATAATAGATAGTGGAGCTTCTGGTCATGTTTGTTCTGATTTAGGGATGTTTGACAGTTTTGTACGAGCAGCTTCAGTCACTGTTACTCTTCCTAATGGTAGTAAAGTACCTATTACACATACATGAATAGTCAAAATTACTGATTCTTTGATTCTATATGATGTATTACTAGTTCCTGATTTTCGTTTTAATCGGTTCAGTGTGAGTAGTTTGATTAAATCACTTGGTTGTGCTGCTCATTTCTATCCTAATGGCTGTTTAATCCAGGAACTTTCTCGGGACTTGATGATTGGGAAGGGTAGCCTTTACAACAATCTATACGTTCTTGATTCTTCACGACATATTGCATCTGCTGACAAAGTATTATGTGGTTCGGTTTCAACTGATAGTAGCATATGGCATCAAAGATTGGGACATCCTTCTTCAAGTGTTTTTCAAAAGATTTCATCTGCTTTACCGACTTACAAAAATATAGAGTCTGATCTTTCTCCGTGTTCTATATGTCCATTAGCGAAGCAATGACTTGCGTATGTTTCTCATAATAATCTTGCTTCTGTTCCATTTTGATTTAGTTCATCTTGATATTTGGGGTCCTTTTAGTATTGAGTCTGTTGAAGGTTATAGGTATTTTCTTACTTTAGTAGATGATTGTGCAATAGTCACATGGATTTACATGTTAAAGAATAAAGGAGAAGTTTCAACcatatttccattgtttctCAAGTATATTTCGACACAATACAAATCAAAAGTCAAGGCTATACGTTCTGATAATGCCCCTGAGTTGGCTTTTACTGATCTCATCAAAGAGTTAGGTATGTTTCACTATTTCTCTTGTGCttatactccacaacaaaaCTCAGTGGTTGAACGGAAACATCAGCATTTGTTAAACGTAGCTAGGGCCTTATTGTTTCAATCTAATGTTCCCAAGGTTTATTGGAGTGACTGTACAATGACTGATGTCTTTTTGATCAACAGAATGCCATCTCTTTTGTTAGATAACAAGTCTCCTTTTGAGAAGTTATTGGGAAAACCTCCAGATTATCAGGTTCTTAGAagctttgggtgtttgtgttttgcgTCAACGAATATTAAGGATAGAAATAAGTTTAGTCCTCGTGCAATTCTGTGTGTCTTTTTGGGGTATCCTTCTGGAGTTAAAGGCTATAAAGTGTTGGATTTGGAGTTTCATTCGAACATTGTCTCACGCAATGTGGTTTTCAAAGAAAAGgtattttcatttaaaacttCTGAATTGCTTTCTAAATCTGTTGATATGTTTCCTAATATGATATTACCTTTGCATGTGCCTTTGCATTTTGTTGAATCAACTCATATTTCTCTTAATGGTGAAAGTTCTCAGCCTGAGAATGATTCTTTGCTTCGTTATGTTTCTTCTGAGACACATACACACACTCATAACACTGTTCCTAACACTAATAATACGCATACTACTACTGAGACTGGTATTCATTTGTCTGATGTCTCTAGGCCTAAACGAACAACTAGAGCTCCAACTTACTTATCTCAGTAtcattgttctttgtttttttccatTACTTCCTCTTCTTGTCGTTTACCTCATTCTACATCCTCTGTTTCTGACCATCATTGTTTTCTTGTTCCTTTTTCTTctatttcctcttcttcttttccatcTTCTTCTAAAACACCATATCCTATTTCTTCTGTGATATCTTATGATCGTTTTAATCCTGTTTTTCAGTCTTATGTTCATGCTTATTCTTTAGAAACAGAACCCAAAACTTTCAAAAAGGCTATGTCTTCTGATAAGTGGGAAAAGGCTGTGAATGTGGAACTTGATGCTATGGAGCAAAACATAACATGGGATGTTGTTTCTCTTCCAGTTGGGAAGACTGCGATTGGTTGCAGATGGGACTTTACCATCAAATATAACGCTGATGGGACAGTTGAGCGACATAAAGGACGATTGGTAGCTCAGGGTTTTACTCAGCAAGAAGGTATTGACTATATAGATACATTCTCTCCTGTGGCGAAGTTGACAAGTGTGAAGTTGTTGCTTGCTTTGGCTGCCATTAAAGGGTGGAGTTTGAATCAGATGGATGTATCTAATGCATTTTTGCATGGAGAGCTTGATGAAGAGATATATATGCGTTTACCACAAGGACATACTCCTCTTCCTGGTGTCATTTTCCTCCTAATCCGGTATGTCGTCTTCGCAAATCCATTTATGGTTTGAAGCAAGTGTCTAGGCAATGGTATAAACGTTTCTCTTCGGTTTTGTTGGGAGCAAACTTTATTCAGTCACCTGCAGACAACACTCTATTCATCAAGCGTTCTGGAGGTTCTTTTGTTGCAGTTCTGGTATACGTTGATGATATAATGATAGCAAGTAATAATCCTGCTGCAGTGATTGATCTCCAAGCTCTTCTTCGGTCTGAGTTTAAGATCAAGGATCTCGGTCAAGCGTGGTTCTTTCTTAGTCTTGAAATTGCAAGATCGTCTGCAGGCATTTCAGTGTGTCAGAGGAAGTACACTATGAACTTGTTGGAAGACTCAGGTTTACTAGGTTGTAAACCGAGTTCGATACCGATGGATCCTACCTTACATCTTACTAAAGATATGGAAACACCTTTGGAGAATCCTACAACTTATCGAGAACTGATTGGTCGTCTCTTGTATCTCACGATTATAAGACCTGATATTACTTTTGCAGTACATCAGTTAAGCCAATTCATGTCTTCTCCTACTGCTATACATTTACAAGCCGCTCACAAGATTCTTCGGTATCTGAAGAACAACCCAGGGCAGGGACTTATGTTTTCAGTGACTGCGGAGTTATGTTTGAATGCATTTgctgatgcggattgggctacATGCAAGGAAACTCGTCGCTCGATCACATGTTTTTGTGTCTACCTTGGTTCTTCCTTGTTATCTTGGAAGTCTAAGAAGCAAGTTGTTGTGAGTCGCAGCAGCATTGAGGCAGAGTATAGGAGTATTGCTTTGGCAACCTGTGAACTGATTTGGATACAACAGTTGCTGCGGGATCTCTTGGTTACGGTCACTGGTCCAACTAAGCTCTATTGTGATAATAAGTCTGCGATTCACATAGCTAACAACCCTGTCTTCCATGAGCGCACTAAGCATATAGAGATCGATTGTCACACTGTTCGGGATCAAGTGAAAGCTGGTAAGCTTTTGATGTTTCATGTGTCGACAGAGAATCAACTGGGAGATATACTTACTAAACCTCTTCATCATGGTCCTTTTAACTCACTACTTCATCGGATGTCCTTGTCAAGTCTTTATCTACGTGGTGCTCAGCTACTAAAGACTTGAGAGGGGGGTATTAGTATAGTCTCTGGTTTACTTTGGTTTATTGTTAGCTAAGTTTCCTTTTGCTTAACCGatcttatatataaacataatgtTCATGTACATTTTAATTAAGATGAataacaaacatttttttcatcGTTTCTTCAACTTTACTCTCTGAAGTACGAGCTtgaatcttcatcttcatcttcttcgatTCTGTTATTGATAATCACGATCCGACCAAACGTTAAATGGCCCAACGGCAATATCAAGGAAAATTCTAGGGTTATTCGCCATGGGATATTGATCacaggtttagggttttgatatGATACGATGCGAGGCGTATGGaaccacatttttttttattttcctctcGTCGGTATTTATACTTTATAGTTAACGGCTTAATGTTATGTAGTTTGGGCCTTTTTGGGCcgaaaaaaatagttaaaaataaacTCGTGCCATAACGCTTTGTAGTTTCTTAAAGGCATTCTACTCTTCGTCGGCCACCACTAGCCAAATGAGTTATTTTGTGCAGTTGCATATTCGAATTTTACCaaatttgtttgattttgtgatttgaCGATCAAACATAGAAGTGGACTGACATCTAAGTTGGGATTATAGGCCGACCTTTATGACAACGCACAACACCAACAGTCACAGAACCCAAATgcttgatatattatttttgtgatttaagatgtttatttttttagtaccttatttttcctttttggttAAGTTGATAAATAGAAAGATGTTTattgttttcctttttggttAATGTGTTGTTAAACCTTATTTTACGGACTACTTTGTTAGTTATTGAAGATCAAGTTTTAGGAATGACAAAAATGTACGAAATGCTTATCATAAACTGTACATGTCATGGAACTTAGCATAAGATCTAAAATCATTGTGTTTCTCATGAGTGTTTTTTTTGGGGCCACGCACTGAGAAATGAGGGTTCAGAgcctttcttctctctcttacTATATAATGGTCTTCTTCTActtaaggattttttttttggctttctATAATGATCTTTTGCAATGCAGCAATTAAATTTGAAACTATAATATTCCTATCTACGTCGATGGATATGGACATCATCGATATTGTTTTGAGGGAAACATGAACAAAGTTATCGGTAGTTGTGTTTTCTGCTCTTTTAATCTCCATATCCGTATAGTGaccatacttttttttttttgaactacaaAATCTGTTGTTTGTCTCTATTATTGCAAAATATGTATTTACGTAGACATAGCTTGTCTTTCAAGCAATCAAATGTTTGTTTGTCCctagaaaaataataatgttatttTACAGCTGCAACTTGCCTATCTACTAGTCTTGCAGTCTTCTCTATTCAACGAACTTAAACACCTCTTTTAAATCTCATTAACTTCTCTTCTTTGTTTAATCCGAATTATTCCAAGAACATGCaagtatatttttcataatcatttaaataaaatactactAGTATACTGTGAGAATAATTCCTTTGCATATGCTTTGTAATTTAATACCAACTATATATTCCATATCTGCTTAATGACATACGCGGCTACAATAACTTTAATCAACATTAACATATCTTCCGCGCCCTTTATGCCATAgctattttctctttattccGTTCACTTTAGGGACTCACAAGTCACAGCAAAATACACAATAAACATCATATTAGCTTAGATCAAAGGTTTGATTTGACTTGGTCCATATtatatgagatatatatatatatatatatatatcatatcatatgaaaattttgtcttCTTTAATCGTCAAATGATTTATTTGAGACTGTATTCTAGCTCAAATATGATATTAGACAAGTCTGAAGCACCAGCATGTAACAAAGCATATTATTTAGTTAGAGCGAACTTGCTAATTGCTATGATAACATCCCACCAAACAAAAACtatttagaaatataaataGTAATGGTGCTAATCTTAAGATTACGATTGAGTAGACGTAGGTCCATTCGGTTAGACATTCTATGATTACATTTGTTTTCAGCAGAGATAGATAGATCTACAAATTACTAATCATGATTATGTTCCATTCAAAGCCGCGGTAAAGCTGAGAGACGCAATGAAATCTTTAGCTTTTGACTATTTTTTACAACAGTTGAGACGTGTCTCGTTTTCATTGGTCACtcttgattttgatatttttgtttatcgCGTAAAAATCCACGAAGTACGAAGACTAAAACCGAAACGACGACGTTATCGGGTGAAATTTAAAGCGAACGCGCTAGTCCACGCGCCgaaagtaaagaaaaaaaaaagacaggaactgaaaagaaaaagatagatCAAAGTGGTTTAGATGGGCTTCAGTTGTTGTATGCTTTagcttctttttctcttctctcttcttctcttcttcagtTTCGGCGTGGTGAAGAAGACGCTCGAGTGATAGATAGAGATCGTTGGAGGAAAACCGTTAAACTCTCATGCCAGATTCCCACTGCCGTTTCTCACACGGCGGAATCCTTCTTTCCGTTAACCACCGGCGGAGTTACGATTCGCCGTCGCTGATGCTTTGTATTGAAGAATGGCGTTCGTAGATCTCTTATGAAAGACGGAGGAGACTTTTCTATTTGATTGGTGTTTTCgggattttagatttttaagcTTTTGTCGGAAAATTAGATGAAGTCGTTACGGCGAAGCCACACTTCAACTTCGTCGGCAAATTCGTCTTCCACTTCGTTACCATCTTCTGCATCtgcatcttcatcttcttctactACTTCTACTTCACCTCCTTCCTCTTCGTCGTCGTGGATCCATCTCCGATCGGTTCTCTTTGTGGCTAATCCTTCATCTCCATCTTCAGTAACTTCTTCCGATCGGTGAGTCTTAGATTTGGAATATGCCGATGGGATCTTCAGATCAAAAAAGTttctttgttagattttagCTTATAAGATCTTTTTAATTTTGAGTTCCTACTTGCCTTTTCTTTGTAGAAGCCGGCGGAAATCACCGTGGTCTCGCCGGAAAAGAAAACGGCCCTTGACGCCGCATCAGTGGAGGAGTTTATTTACACCTGAGGGAAAACTCCGAGATGGTGGGGTTGGGTTTCTGAAGAGAGTTAGAAGCAGAGTGAGTCTTTTCGAACAAGCAAGCAGTAGTTATTTGTGTCTTTGATTCTCACTTGTCTCTTTATGGTTATGACATGCTTCTTGTCGTGTTCTTGTAGGGTGTTGATCCATGTATTCGTGCACAAGTGTGGCTCTTCTTGCTCGGAGTGTGAGTTTctcttttttgttattgtttcgTCTTTGTTTCTTCCTCTTTCTCAACTTGTAACCTCTTATATGTATTGCAGCTATGATTTGAATAGTACTAGGGAAGAAAGGGAAGCTGTGAAAACTCAAAAAAGGTTAGAGAAGAAAGTTCTGGTTTGATGTACATATATAGTCAGTATTTGTATGCAAATGctgacaatatatatatatatatatatatatgaatataggAAGGAGTATGAGAAACTACAGAGACGGTGCAAGATGCTTCTCAAGCGCGGCGATGGAAGTACCGATGATCTTGAGGAAGAAGCAGACGAGCAATACGTTAGATTCATGGATGATTACAAGACtaccaaacaaataataaaccAAGACGTGGTCTCTGCTGTGAACACTGATTCTTCTGATACTGACTCTTGCGAAGACGACGATGAAGATGTTCAGCTGCTTCCTTCTGATGTATACAGTAATAACTCTGAAGAGAATAATACTTCTCTTTTTGGTGAGATTCAAGTAGAAGTAACTGTACACGAAGACTTCTCTACATGGCAACGTATCATCCGTCTCGATGCTTTACGTGCTGATTCAGACTGGGCCACTTACTCCTCATCCTCGACCACAATCACCGAAACCAAAGCTCGCGGTCTAGCCGAGTCCGTCGCCTTAAAAGACTACGACCACTTAGAAACCTGCCGTCTCCACCACGCCGCGCGCCTCGTATCCATTCTCGAAGCCTACGCTCTCTACGACCCCGAGATAGGCTACTGCCAAGGAATGAGCGACCTCTTATCCCCCATCCTCGCCGTCATCTCCGAAGACCACGAGGCCTTCTGGTCCTTCGTCGGTTTCATGAAGAAAGCTCGCCACAACTTCAGGCTAGACGAGGCAGGGATCCAGAGACAGCTCCGCATCGTGTCCAAGATCATCAAATCCAAAGACTCTCAGCTTTACAAACACTTGGAGAATCTCCAGGC encodes:
- the LOC106380961 gene encoding rab GTPase-activating protein 22 isoform X1, with translation MKSLRRSHTSTSSANSSSTSLPSSASASSSSSTTSTSPPSSSSSWIHLRSVLFVANPSSPSSVTSSDRSRRKSPWSRRKRKRPLTPHQWRSLFTPEGKLRDGGVGFLKRVRSRGVDPCIRAQVWLFLLGVYDLNSTREEREAVKTQKRKEYEKLQRRCKMLLKRGDGSTDDLEEEADEQYVRFMDDYKTTKQIINQDVVSAVNTDSSDTDSCEDDDEDVQLLPSDVYSNNSEENNTSLFGEIQVEVTVHEDFSTWQRIIRLDALRADSDWATYSSSSTTITETKARGLAESVALKDYDHLETCRLHHAARLVSILEAYALYDPEIGYCQGMSDLLSPILAVISEDHEAFWSFVGFMKKARHNFRLDEAGIQRQLRIVSKIIKSKDSQLYKHLENLQAEDCSFVYRMVLVMFRRELSFEQTLCLWEVMWADQAAIRAGVGKSPWSRIRQQAPPTDDLLLYAIAALVLRRKLIIQRYSSMDEIVEECNSMAGQLDVWKLLDDAHHLVVTLHDKIETLSSRSLSV
- the LOC106380961 gene encoding rab GTPase-activating protein 22 isoform X2, which codes for MKSLRRSHTSTSSANSSSTSLPSSASASSSSSTTSTSPPSSSSSWIHLRSVLFVANPSSPSSVTSSDRRRKSPWSRRKRKRPLTPHQWRSLFTPEGKLRDGGVGFLKRVRSRGVDPCIRAQVWLFLLGVYDLNSTREEREAVKTQKRKEYEKLQRRCKMLLKRGDGSTDDLEEEADEQYVRFMDDYKTTKQIINQDVVSAVNTDSSDTDSCEDDDEDVQLLPSDVYSNNSEENNTSLFGEIQVEVTVHEDFSTWQRIIRLDALRADSDWATYSSSSTTITETKARGLAESVALKDYDHLETCRLHHAARLVSILEAYALYDPEIGYCQGMSDLLSPILAVISEDHEAFWSFVGFMKKARHNFRLDEAGIQRQLRIVSKIIKSKDSQLYKHLENLQAEDCSFVYRMVLVMFRRELSFEQTLCLWEVMWADQAAIRAGVGKSPWSRIRQQAPPTDDLLLYAIAALVLRRKLIIQRYSSMDEIVEECNSMAGQLDVWKLLDDAHHLVVTLHDKIETLSSRSLSV